The Thermonema lapsum sequence GGATTTCCGCCCCTACCGTGTAGGCAATCATATCCCTTCTTTGATGAAGCCTTCGGCGCCTTTTGAGTATGAATACATCATGGAAAAAAACGGCAAGCAGTATCGCTTTCGGGAATACCCTACCGACACCACCTACCATTTCGTGGATATGAAGCTACTCAACCCCGAAGCATTGCCCAAAATCACAGATTTTAGAGTATATGAGGGCGAAAATGACATTACCGACAGTCTTTTCCGCGGCACCTGCTTCCTTGTGGTGATACATAATACCGACGACAACGAGGCACTGGTTCGCAGACTTAGCAAAGCCAAAACTGTCATGGATGCACTACTCGAGGCGCAAGTACAGGTAAAAGTAGTAAGCCCAGCTGACCCCAATGCTCTGCAGCAAGTATTGACGCAAGCCGGCTGGAACCGGGTGACAGTAGCATCCATAGACCACACCGTAGCCAAAACGATGGTGCGCAGCAATCCAGGGTATTTGCTCCTCAAAGAAGGTCGTGTACAGGGCAAATGGTCTTTCCGGGCTTTGCCAGACTTCCACACGCTACAAAGTAAACTAAAATAAATCGTTCGTGCGGATAGAATTTTTGGGTGTATGAAACTGATAAAAAAACTTTTACAAAAAGGCTATGGCTGGGGCTATAATCTGCTAAACCCAGTATTTTGGCGTTATGTGATAACACATCTTCTGGAGGGTGTGTTAGTCATATTTGGGGTAATCATTGTGGTTTTTCTTCTTTACTATGCCCTGCCCGGTGACCCAGTCAGTATGATTGCCGGGCAACGCACCGATGTTATGACCAAGGAAGCAATCAAAGCAGAACTGGGGTTGGATAAGCCACTCTTCACACAGTTATACCTCTACTTACGCGACCTGTCGCCTGTTTCTATACATGAAGATACCCCCCAAGAGCGCGAGAAATACGATTATGTACCTCTGTTTCATGTAGGTGAGCAGGTGCTTGTGCTTAAGGCTCCCTATATGCGTCGCTCATTTCAAACCAAACGCCCAGTAAGCGAGCTTATCCTGCAGAAGCTAACGCTCACCATTGTTTTGGCGATAGCAGCCATAGCTTTTGCCACCGTCGTAGGTATTTTTTTAGGTGTATGGGCTGCCACCCATACCAACTCTTGGGTCGATAATGTTATTATTGGGGGCTCGGTAGCAGGCATATCCACGCCTTCCTTTGTGTCGGCAAGTCTCATCTCTCTGTATTTGGGATACAAGTTGGGTCCCTACATAGGCTTGAACGGCACGGGCAGCTTGTGGGTAGATACCATCTATTATGGGCGGCAACTGCAACTTCAAAACCTAATTTTACCGGCATTGACGCTGGGCATACGTCCCTTGTCTATCATTGTGCAGCTTACACGCAGCTCCATGCTCGAT is a genomic window containing:
- a CDS encoding BT_3928 family protein, whose product is MKKIDKLIILLVGALFIFSGLIKLNDPVGTQIKLEEYFEVFAQDVRPSSGQDNWASLFFERLIPYALFLSVTLSALEVILGVMLISGYRRRQAIVALLAMIVFFTFLTFYSWFFNKVTDCGCFGDAIKLTPKESFIKDVVLLLMIAYLFLRRTNLPSHTSRKGLLVTVGSMGASVGLALYAIAYLPPLDFRPYRVGNHIPSLMKPSAPFEYEYIMEKNGKQYRFREYPTDTTYHFVDMKLLNPEALPKITDFRVYEGENDITDSLFRGTCFLVVIHNTDDNEALVRRLSKAKTVMDALLEAQVQVKVVSPADPNALQQVLTQAGWNRVTVASIDHTVAKTMVRSNPGYLLLKEGRVQGKWSFRALPDFHTLQSKLK
- a CDS encoding ABC transporter permease, whose translation is MKLIKKLLQKGYGWGYNLLNPVFWRYVITHLLEGVLVIFGVIIVVFLLYYALPGDPVSMIAGQRTDVMTKEAIKAELGLDKPLFTQLYLYLRDLSPVSIHEDTPQEREKYDYVPLFHVGEQVLVLKAPYMRRSFQTKRPVSELILQKLTLTIVLAIAAIAFATVVGIFLGVWAATHTNSWVDNVIIGGSVAGISTPSFVSASLISLYLGYKLGPYIGLNGTGSLWVDTIYYGRQLQLQNLILPALTLGIRPLSIIVQLTRSSMLDALSQDYIRTAYAKGLSRRQVIWRHAFPNSLNPVITAISNWLASLMSGAFFVELIFDWKGLGYETVQAVRTLDLPVLMGATIVIAAIFVVINLIVDILYAIIDPRVSLQ